The following nucleotide sequence is from Synchiropus splendidus isolate RoL2022-P1 chromosome 1, RoL_Sspl_1.0, whole genome shotgun sequence.
atgtgtgtggccgctgcatgtgggaggggttgccgagtgagtgacgtctctccagaagtgaagaggtgcccggtgcgtgtccagctctgaatgtgcgcttctctgcagtttggctgtgacaaagtcataaaccaagtcacgctctgtcccagactcgcctcatccctgtcccagctccgggacattcaaaaaccgaagtaccactgtaGTTTAATTTTGAATGTAAATCGACTTTGAATTGAATTCTTAAAGGAAAAACGTTAAGAGTTAAATTCTAATACTTAATACAGTACCAGCATTTTTCTATTactgaaatataatatatttactGGAATGCAAATCTTGAAGCCAAAACTtactttaaaaagcaaaaaagtgaCTAAACAAACCAATAAGCAGGGGATAAAATGGCTTTTAATCACAAAAATTTTGGCCAGGAAACAAAAATCACTTCAAACTGGCAGTGCGACTGTAGACATGCCTTCACCATGAATGACACTGACTCAGATAAATGCTAAATTATTATAAATGTCGATGATGAATgatcaataaaatatgaaaaatataaataaataaataaaaaaaaacagtactaTTGTAGCTGATCACAGAAGTAAACAGATCGTGGCTAGTactcactttattttttagGTTCAAACCTGCAACTTGGGGTTGGAATCCATGCTGCTCTGACGCGCTACAAACTAccctgaaagaaagaaacaactcGTTGAGATTGCATTGTCATTTTAGTTAGTAAATCtcgaagttaaaaaaaaaaaaaaaaacttcagtcaCACGCCACCGAGAAAACTTCAACcatcatttaaaacaaacaagaacataAGGGCAGAAGCACAAATGAAACTGATACAAACTACGAtgaggttcatgaaacagtcctgaAACTCTTCTATGGCTCAAAGTGCGGCACTATGTTGATTGTGACTCCACAGAAACGAAaggaaaaacattccaaaatacaaatgtatcCGGACAGAAACCCATAAATGTTGCATTGAACTTCACCATTTGACATCATTGGAATTCTTGGAGACATGCTAAACACGCAGGCGTTCACAACAGTTAGCAGCAGCACAATGGAAATAACAGCAGCATCTCAAAATCACTGGGATTCGTCATGGATGCAGAAAAGCATGCCGGAATTCTCTGGGAGTTACACTTATCCACTCAGGTTTAGTGAGTCTGCTCAAATCCACACAGTCTTTCTTTGGAAGTGCACTTATCCGGATGATCGCCGGCCATGTTCCAGCCAATGTTGGTTTCGCTGGTCTTCAACTTCAAGCCTCTTCGCTCGGCTGCTTCAGGGAAGCTTGTGCGTGTTGGTGCTCCAGGCGCTTGGGGCTGTGCTCTGGCTTCTTCAGCTCTTGCTGTTTGTCAGGTTCAACAGCAGGGGCGCCGTTGCTGTCGCTAGTGTCCAAGTGTGAGCAAGTTTGGGGGTCAGTCTGAAGCTGACTCGGGCAGTGAGACTCGGGGCTCGTGTCAGAGCGGGCTGGGGCGAGGCTCTCACCGCTGAACGCTGCCGCTTGGTCTGTTGGGTAGCGCTGCATTGAGGACGGGCCATTTGAGTAGGAAAAGCCCATCacggagggaagaggaagagggaagGCTGGGTTGGTTCTGTTATCGCAGCAgtcccactcctcatcctcGTCCTCATCTCTGTCCTCAATAGTGTCTAAACTGTGAGTGCTACAGTCTGAAAGGCCGCTGCACACGCTGCtgccatcttcatcctcctcataagcctcgtcatcctcctcctcgtcttcctcatcttcctcctcttcctcgtcgtcgtcttcttcctcctcctcctcctcgtcttggTCCAGATGTATTTCAGAGTCACCCGTGTTCTGAAGGTGCATGATGGGAATGTGTGCCGAGTTGCTCATCAGTGGAAACTGCAGGTtcggcggcggctgctgctgctgctgctggaccagggaggggttgccatggtaactgtTGCCATTGGTTACAAGCTGAGGCTccggctgccgctgctgctcctcgcggctcctctccagctccagcttcaTGATGGTGTGCAGGAAGTGGGTGCGGACTCGGACGGGGTTGAACTCCAGGCGCCCGGTGGTGTTGCTGCAGCCCTCCTGGGTGCAGCCACACGGGAAGGACATGCGGTCCAcctgcacacaacacacaagacACCAGTGGGGAAAggcaggagctgaggaagagaaaTCCATGTGCTGTCCGTTAGCACAGCGATGGTTGCTGCAAACTTTCACAGAGGATTTGTTTTCCAGCCACATGACATAACATGacataagtaaataaatcactGATTCCACAAACTATTTTTCACTTGCGCAGCTTACGCCTGAACCAGATGTGATGTGttgaggaggcttcatgaaacactgtcctcggtttcagatttaaaaaaaaaaaaaaaaagatgtgagctaacactgacatctagtgggcaGCAAAGAAcaagacagtttcatgaaacctcaccagtgTGTCATAAGCTTGAACTATTCTAATAGCAACATCAAATCCCCCTTCATTGACTTATTTTTGGTCAAAACAAGGAAACTCATtgaatgaagcctcacatcatttctaaaccaagagcaccatctagtggcctctgaagattaggacactgtttcatcaaccctgcaatattgtttcatgattccTCATCTACACAGCACTTAATGGAAAGTAGGGTTTAATAGAGtgacaatattgaaacaaaagtgatttaaaaaaaaataggaaacAAAATAGAACTCACTAGTCTCACACGTTTGGATGTATAAAGAGGCTTTTAACAAAGTTGATGTGACCTCACTCTAATAAAGTTGGATATGGAGTCATTTAGtagtcaaagaagaaataatcCAGACTTCTTTTGAAATGCACTGTGTGTTCATGAAAATAATCTGCGCAATTTTGAGACAAAACTCAATATATCTCTGTCTAGATGTTCAACTAAATCAATTCAAAATTTTGCCAGAATGGAGGTGTCTGCCTCTGTCACCAACATGTGCTACTTTGACACTCCTTCAAAGTGTCATGTTTTCTTTAGAATATAAGGAGAAATTTGAAACTCAGGTTTTGTTAGTTtgcaaaatgatttcattgcaATGTCACCAGTGACTGACAAACACATAAACCTCTAAAtgctacatttgttttttttttttctttttcctcaacGTCCATGGACCGTACTCCAGACACTGGACCTATGACTAgtgttgggctgatgaggcttcatgacttcatgacatgacatggttcctagtgatgggtcgatcaGTTTTCGAGTCCCCCCACCAACAAAATATACAtcaatagaaatgaaaaaaaaaaaaaatcatttaattttattattgatttaatCCAAccaatttttacttttatttttattttatttttaataaaaaggtGAAAGTAtcatataaaatataatcaacttcaaaatagaaaacagaaacaaaacatcaacaaatttGAGAACTCATGCAAAACGCTGAGGGAAGGATATTGAAAGATAAAATCTTTCATCAGCCATCTTCACTagagatgggctgatgaggcttcatgaaacagtgcccttattttcagagcccagcagATGATGTTGATGGTTTAAAAGTGagattttattgaaatggttgttcaaatccaaggattttagagcagagagtgccacctagtgggctctagAAAGAGGGACACtgcttcgtgaagcctcatcaacccatcactaatcttcaaaataaatgtcacaacaCTGCACTGACTTTTCAATTGTAATTTTAAAGtaccaaataaataaaggcagtctattgtaatctaaattaaaaaaaaatatatttatataaataaaatttcaTTTGGTTGAACCTacggtgtgtgtcacatgagtGGAGAGTTTGGTTTGTATTTTTGTCTATATGTCAACAAGGTCTTGTTTAGGCCCAACTTAGAAGGCAGCTATGCTGGTGTTTGGAGTGAAATAAGGGCACTACAATATGATAGATGAGCCTCACCACAGTTCCATTTACCTGGCACTTAATGCCGGCCAGGCTGCAAGCACACGTCTCAGGGTCACAGATCCCGCGGCAGCGACACCCACACTCCTCTCTGGACATGCGCAGACTGCGCAGCTCGTGCTTCTCGTCCACATCGATGCGTCGCACCCCAGACGCTCTCAGAAGAGCCCGCCGCCTCCTAGTGGTCAGAGGCTGGAGGAAGAAATAGTCGTCCACCTCAGTGTTGTCTACATCCAGGTCGTCCTCGGAAATGTCGTCCAGCGTCAGAGTATCGGCCTCCACCGAAGACACGGTGCCGTTCTTCGTCAGCTGGAGACGACAGCAGCAGATTTGAACTTGTCAATACAAAAGCTACGTGTTTGAATGACTCCAATGCTCCCACTGACTCTCAGTTTGATGGCGTtgagcttctcctccttcagatGGTCCCTCAGCATGTTTTGGTGGCTCCTCTTCTGCTCCAAGGCAAACTCTCGGAGGGTAAAGTGCTTGACGCCGGTGTGCCGTGGCGACATGCCCAATGTGCTGCCACCCTGCGTGGGCACGCTGGTGAAGCCCTGACGCCGGTTGAAGTAGTACACGGTCACGCTCTCAAAGTGCACATTTCGGCCTCTCAGTCGCTtcgcctgctgctgcagagaggaaGCTAGAGAAGAGGGAAACAGACGCAGGATTACAATAAACATTTGCACTTGATGCAACATGACGGACAAGGACTGCTTTTGGATAACAAATCACAAACGTTCTGCAGAGATCTGGACTGATGGTTAAAGTTAGGGATGGTTTGTTACCAGTTTTGCATATCTGAAACTGCAGCCTTGAAGATCAGTCGACATTGATCTGATGTCTTCTCCTTGTCACTCAAATAATGTTCATCTGAATTGCCTGAAACTGGCACCTGTAAATagtgacgggctgatgaggcttcatgaaacagtgtccttgttttcagagcccaccagatggcgctctctgctctgacaTCTCTGGGTTTGAACTACCGTTTCAATAAGAGCctgtttttaaaccaagtgcaccatctggtggcctctgaaaatcaagatactgtttcatgaagcctcctcagCCTATTACTACTAAAGAGAACttcattatgattattattgactgTTTTTCCCCTGTTATTTCACTCTTCACAGTTGTGTCATTTGACTATTGCTAATTTAGTTTAGTCTGTTCTTGTTGTACTTTGTTGTATTTTGAATTGTTTGCAAATTTACTCATGTCTCATCTCATGTCTGATTTACATCTACTGTGGCATTTAGTTGCATgtgacaaaactaaacaaatagGCCCAATTCACAAATAGAGATGTTTCTGATTAGCCCTGTTTGTAGTTACACGGTTGTTGGTTCAATTACCCACACATCAAGTTGCATGCAGGTACATGGTtcctagtgatgggtcgatgaggcatcatgaaacagtgttgcagagttcatgaaacagtgtcctaactttcagaggccactagatggcgctcttggattagaaatcatgtgaggtttcattgagtcaagtccaaacattatacagcagacagcaccacctggtggcctctgaaaatcaggacactgtttcatgaaacctcatcagcccttcactACTCTTTCCTGTAGAATACTGGTTCAAGGGCCCGCTGTCAGATTACATGAGTTTAGATGTGCTGAGGTGACCACCTCCCACTCCCTTGCCACAAAATATGCATTGGTTAAACCCCAACAGACTAGAGGGTCCCTTCTTGACAGCGAGGAGTTCTGGTCTTACGGTCCAGCAGCCTGGGGGGCAGTTGATGGTTCAGACTGTCGCTGCTGTTGCCGCTGTCACTGCAGGACACCTCCTCATCTTCGGACCCCTGCAGGGACAGATACGGAGCGGGGCCCTCGTCCAGCTTTCGCTTGAGGATTCCACTCATCGTGTGGCTCCTCCCACTTCTCTCACCTGCCAGGGTGAAAGGATGGACGGTTGATACCGGTTCGTTGAAGAACGTAAATGCACATAAATCATCTAGCACGATGAGACGAACAGTCCCAAGACAGCTCAGGTCAAGTGAAGCACCTTCAAGTCTTGAATGAGCCAGTGTTGTGGAAGATTGAAAACAAAAGGGATTTGTGTACATGAGGAGATGATTCAAAATAAAGTCTTGTTCTGTCAACTGAAACACAGTTTGACTCCCTACTCATGGGCTAAAGACCAAATATTAGTGAgtgaataatgaaaaacacttttatttatatGCGTTTCAATGCTCTGTTATGCGTGTCATTCATGCACAAGTGTGCACAAAGTGTTTACAGTCTtggtgtcacatgactccaTCTGCCACATACGTGCTCAGCTATATcctgttgaaaataaatgtttgtctgGCTATGAGCCGGACTGGTTTAGCATTACATCACACGCAGCACAGACGGACACCGGGCCAACCGGCTTTGTCTGTTGCCGGTTTGTAGATATGAAAATATTCTCCCGTCTTCCATCATTTCTCAGTGCcttaacaagtttttttttttagtgaggTGGCTGGTTTTATTTCAATCCTCCACATCGTCTACAGTTTCACTCCAAATGAGAGACATTAAAGAACTGATATGACATGTCTGTGTGAGTGCGATGACACAGATGGTGAATCACTTGTCTCGGTCCTGGCaggacccccccccctccatccatgcatccCAAAATATTTCAGCCAAGCTCCTCTTGCCGGTGCCATTGAATGaaacccccccacacacacctacacacatgcacattcaAGCCCGCTCACGTGTCTCCCACTCCCATCGATGTACACATTCACTGACTGACTCACTCACATCGTCGTCATCGTCTTCTTCACTGACCTGTTCTATGGAGCTTGTTGGATCCTGGAAGTCCTCGACACTCTCCTCTGCATCAGCCagtgttcagcagcagcagcagcagcaggagcaggagcaggagcttcACATGCCCATGTGTGCTGGTGATGATGCAGTGAGCGCTGCCATGATGCTGCTCCGTCTCTCCAGCAGCCTCTGGCACTATTGTGCAGCACTGAGTGCCTCTGCTTCTGTCACTATCTGATGAATTCCCTCTCTGCGCCCTCAACCTGAGCTCATACTGGCAGCtcactctctgctgctgcacccCCTCCCCTTCTCTTGCTCCCTCTCCTCACAAAGACTTGTTAGCTGGGAGCTGCTGCCGACTGGAGCACTGGAGCTTGACTGAGGTGAGGCGAGGGATCACAAAGAGGGGAGGgggcgagagtgtgtgtgtgggggggacaGAACTGGTCCTCATTTCCACAACGATACAATAAGCATTGGTGCAACTCCACTTTGTTTTGGATGATCGATAAAGTTTCCCTCAGTTTTGAATTAGTCAAGGTTCTattcaaatataaaataatgagaGAGTTTTGAtataaatgaacacaaaaatacattttgtaaatGTCTATCTGGTTAGAAGACTGgggcaacaaaaatgaaattaaaatcgTAAAGAGGAAGGTGTGATATATTAGTTATaagtaaaaatgatttaattcaATGCAATTTGACATTTATAGTAGCCTAATAGTTCAAAAATGCTGGGTAAATATGAACAATATTTCAGTCTATAGTTCACATTATGTTTCAaactttttaaaacaattttctACAGAAgacaattctgactttaatatcAGAATTATCACTTTAGAGTCAGATAAAAGGCAGAATTCTCACAGATTATAGTATAAATTctgccattttatttttcttcctgcGCCCTAAGGCTCTGTTTTTGTCATAAACTGGGGCTTTTATTCTGTGAGACTTAAAGCTTGACAACTTCCACTTTGGTCAGCTAATCGATCAAAAGCAAAATgaagttattttctgtttttgatcGTCTGAATGTTCAGTTTTGTGGCGTTATAGTCGAAGCACTAGCACATGTCATGGCCTTGGAAAGCCGatcataaaacatttcttttaacGTCAGTTATTAACATATTGCTACAGCAATGTTATGAATTGAACCTTTTTTAATAGCCATTCACTATGATTCACATGCAGTTAATGTGCAACAAAATTTTTACACCAATGTCAACATACATAAATACAGATGCGTACTGTTTGTTGCACAAATCCaaattcaaaaatgtgaaagaggaaatgactaaggaaagaaaaagaaagaaacaggaaagtgaCAAAGAGACAATATAGCAAGAGCCTTAGAATTTGTTCTGGATAACAGAGAAAATATTTCTGAGTTCGGAGATTTGTTTGCTAGTTTACGGTTCAATTCTTCACGCGATATTAGTGTTTCATGGTGGATAGAAAGGTCAGTTTCATGAAGGATCATTCAGTGATGGATGGGAAGAAGGTGCTGTCCATGATCATTGATCAGCGTCCAGCTACTGTAATaatgaggacatttttaaaTGAGGAAACATCACGACAGTGTTTAATGTTTATGCCCACTAAGTagtgatgaggcgtcatgaaacacagtggccactgaaaaatcaggacactgtttcatgaagcctcatcagcccatcactactactaAGTCAAGTCAGATTTAAGGAACATGTGATAAATCTCTTGCCATCATGTCTGACTTTAATGTCTTCATTGGTCCCATACACATTCCTGAGCATGATCTTATCTTGTGTGAAGATAGATTTTGTAAGCGGAGCCAAAGTAGGCTTTGCGTGGCGGTGTGGAGAGATCCATCCTGGGTGTGTTGTCTGCTGGCGAGCAGGCAGTGGCAGTCTGCTGGAGCCAGAGATCCTTCCAATCAGCTTCCATGGCAACGGCCcaccagaggaggaaggtggggAAGAAGACGGAGAGGAATGGGGGGGTTGAGGAGTTGGAAGCAGCTCGAGGGGTTTGTGGGGAGGTGGGGGCTGGGACATGGCAGCTCCTTTGGATGGGCAACAGTGTTTCTGTCTGTGCCTGCGATTGTTAAGTGCGTCTACAGGGAAACTAAATCCTGTTTTTGTTATGCAAGACACAGCAGTGTTCACGAGCGTCACCAGCAACCTCACCGGGATGTGACCGATGAGTGAAATACCAGTTTTTACTTGCAATACTTACTCTGGCGCCCGTGGTGACCGCAAGACACCTTTTCCTGGTCACACTCTTGAAGGCTGCTCATGTGCCTCCTGAGGTCAATAGAGGACGATGCAACCCAAACACAACCCAGTCAGTGCCTTGGAGTCCATATCTGGAATTTGTCGACATCTAGTGGCGAAGAGTCAGATTGCAGATTTGtgtcctgacacacacacacacgcacacatgcttttgttcaggactGTTTTTCTCTACAtaatggtcagggtttccactactctgaatgtacttgaaatccTTATGAAAttctaatacaaatatttaagacattaaaagagctttagtttaaataaagcgatataaaaacttgaatatagccaccatcgtgattcattctgctgttgtcaaactgatgcaaaataaacaatattttgttgtttaaatgtatgtatggctccatcatttgattcagtaatataccaaattcattcgtTCATTGATTGATCAACAAGATAACTTGAGTGTAGAGAAACATCACGAGTATTAAACACgtcacagctgcagcagcatgtcCAAGTATTAATGTATTGAATATAGATGTAgccaacttaaaatatcaagacaatatcacacagcATTGCGACATTTGAGCAAAAGTATTGATACAATATTGTGTCAAGTATCAGGATATTTTCCTATACCCCTACTACTATAATGTAAAATATTCTGAAAaagatttgaattttaattgttCAAAATGTGCAAAATTTCTCCTTGTACTGCaaattgtgttaaaaaaaaaggcaggtcACGACTAGGGAATGAACCTTTATGGCCGACAATCTTGAATCGTGGTTGCAGCCCTGCACATGATGTCATCTTTTTCATTATAAAGAATGTTAGCTCTATCTCATTTTGAAACATGCAGCTAATGTATGGAAAGCACtaacataaacacacagaatCGTGAACAAATGACCACATTCTACTAGATTATATTTctttatcaatttatttattgataaattaaaaacaaagaacGCTCTCCTCATGTTGATATGGTACCAATACACAGCAAGTGAAAGCATCCAAtcctgataaataaataatatatagatttatacacattaaattaaatagtAAATTATGTCTCAATGAATTTGAATTGTGAAACTACATTTTAGcatatttttaaaagtgaaCACATTGATTTGACTGACAAGTTTCGATCCTCATGCAGTTCTACAAATATTTGCAGCATGTGTTGCACTGCGGTCAGTATCATCGATGTCCACCTCCATTTTTGACCCGTGTGCACGCGCTCTCTTCAAGAGTGACACTCCCCAGTAATTCCAGTCAGGAGTGAGTGTGGTTACCAGAACGGATCTTATCTAAATTCAATTGTAACCTAACTACATTTCAGCTCCCAGAAATAAAAGAGCAGAGTGGAGAGACACTTTTTGAGGATAATGCGCCTTCCTACCTGAATCCTGTTAGTTAGCCACAGCTGCCTTTCCGTGGCAACATCTGTAAGATCTGCTGTTACCTTCTGTCCACTCATTAACACTCTTGAATTAGAACATGGGCTGTAACTGAAGAGCATAATGTAACAATACAGAGATTTGAAGCAGACAAATCAATAGTCATCATCAGAAATCCAACCCATTCTGCCTTATTTAACCCCCTGAGGCCCAAGCTTTTGTCTgggctgtgtttgttttgttgtccttACTGTCTTTGTTCGGAAGGTTTTagcaacttaaaaataaaaacagtagaacatttctgtttttttttttggaaatgctTGTCAGGTAGCAATCGTACCATTTTGCTAAcatcttgttttcattgaaatcgGTGTAATGTTCGAGGACTACAGAATGTTAGGGGTTGTGCCCCTGGTGTGGCAGGTCATagagtcatgaaacagtgttcataTTtctagagcccactagatggcactgtctgctctaaaatttTGGCATttacaatttcaatgaaattcaatttaaaaccaACACAACCATCTCCTGggcactgaaaatcaggacactgtttcatgaagcctcatcagcccatcaccaggtTATACGACTCCTGAACACCTGAAAAGAGCGAGCTGAAGTGATCCTcgctcctctctttctctcacatgTGTCTCCGGTGGAGAACAGCGCTCGATGAAAGCACCTCATGTAATGGTACGAGCGGAGCGGGAGccaaatgccttaatgaaaGACTCACAGGAGATCAGAGGAGCAgcaagaaataatatttaatttgaaCAAAGATACCAAACAATCAAACAAAAAGATCGAAGAGCCCAAACTGAAAACCTCACAGAACCGGGAGATCAATGAACGAGAATctggaaatagaaataaaaacacaaaggtcAGAAGCGGTGGTCAAAATGTACTCACGAAGGGTTAAACTGCAGTGAGAGGAAGCGGAAATAGACGCGGAAATCGGAAACAGACAAACAGTAGAAAGAACTTACTGAGGCACCAGGGGGAAAACCAAAGAGAAAACACGGCGAGTGAGCGAACAAGGAGAATGTTACGCAGAAGCCAATTTACCGAGATACGAGTTGACTCGATCTGCCACACGTTGCAGGAACCAAGGTCCCTAAGAAGGGTCTGCAGGTGATTTGCAGATGAGTTCCAGCCGTGGGCCATAACCAATAGGGAAGCTCCAATAAtcagggaagaggaaggagaggaaaacggaagtgacagaaaataaaagcgaTTCATGACACTTCATGTGTTTTGCTTTGGGTTCCAGATTTACTGAAATTTGAAAGGTCAAACTCAGTTTCAAGGCCTGTCTGTAACTCCACTCTGGACTGATGCTTCATCCACTGAAATGTTTGACAAAATCAGACAGCGCTGAcccaaaagaaaatgaattggTGAAAGCTGGCGGAGCTTTGCCTGAGCCAATGCATCTCAATAGCCATGTTCATTCTCCGACCTGTGCCCAGATAGCAGGCTGAGCCATTTGtactagggctgaacgattttgggaaataatctaattgcgatttttttctctcaatattgcgattgcgattaaatgtgcgattatttttcaaggtcctcttctcatgtattttacagcaaacacaactaataaatcaatctgtattataataaaccatatgtgattcagtatatataattgttcttccttataggctattcttatgttaagataaaggcaaatgaagcatgaattaaaatgaaagatggtttatttgtctacttcagtttcagCTGTAGACTtattaaactgataaatcatacaaactaaagtgcatattacaacaataatgcaaaccaatatgtggctttaccactctaacacgtccaactcttcatgtaaacgtggattgcactttttaagcactgtctgaacataaacagcccataattagtaataaaaaaaagccgattggacaatagacgtcatgtgactaccgggaacgcgcatggagtaacaggtgcgagaagagatGCAAAAAGGGTGCACGTGCATAcggatcgtgttctacgagtatgtggaacttatgcacctgttttggcggtggttgaggtggaaaacttaatgcatcacaattgcagtttcaagagctcgtgtttagccacttgtatctgtgcacttagaaaatgaaggcgaaattacttttcgtgtttgtatgaatgtaaatcttctttttatacgcacgtgccacggggtttacggatgcaaatgtgcagttacggatacgagtcttgtgttacgggtatgtgccacttttgcacccattttaccttgataggctaaagccgtaatttacagctcaatggctgAAGCTCACCGTTGCACTGcgccaccaacgtgaaagtcacgtgtcaaatcgcagccttacggttagaaaatcacgttttatcatattgcgatataatcgcaaatgcaattaatcgttcagccctaattTGTACCAGACAAAATTAGAAAATAAGTTGAAGTCTCAAGTGTTAACATTTAGCCCAAGACTCTCAGACTTTGAGTCATCCATTACTATCAATGCAAATGGCTCAGGCAACATTTACCAGTGCACCTCATCACACAATGACATATCATAGTCAAAACATTCATGGTGAAGGAGACTAAAGCTTTGAtatgcagatgaggcttcagtgTCCTTATAGTCAGAGCCCACCACATCTattggtttacaaatgatgtgaggtttcattgaaatggttgttcagatCCAAAGCTCTTAGAgcacagagcgccatctagtgggctctgaaaatcatgaaacctcatctacgcaTCTCTGAGACCAAATGACACTGCATTGATGGAAGGAAAACTTAAACTGGAACTATATTATATGTACCGATTCAATTTCagtttgcatatatatatatatatatatatatatatata
It contains:
- the LOC128747013 gene encoding cysteine/serine-rich nuclear protein 3-like isoform X2; amino-acid sequence: MSGILKRKLDEGPAPYLSLQGSEDEEVSCSDSGNSSDSLNHQLPPRLLDPSSLQQQAKRLRGRNVHFESVTVYYFNRRQGFTSVPTQGGSTLGMSPRHTGVKHFTLREFALEQKRSHQNMLRDHLKEEKLNAIKLRLTKNGTVSSVEADTLTLDDISEDDLDVDNTEVDDYFFLQPLTTRRRRALLRASGVRRIDVDEKHELRSLRMSREECGCRCRGICDPETCACSLAGIKCQVDRMSFPCGCTQEGCSNTTGRLEFNPVRVRTHFLHTIMKLELERSREEQQRQPEPQLVTNGNSYHGNPSLVQQQQQQPPPNLQFPLMSNSAHIPIMHLQNTGDSEIHLDQDEEEEEEEDDDEEEEEDEEDEEEDDEAYEEDEDGSSVCSGLSDCSTHSLDTIEDRDEDEDEEWDCCDNRTNPAFPLPLPSVMGFSYSNGPSSMQRYPTDQAAAFSGESLAPARSDTSPESHCPSQLQTDPQTCSHLDTSDSNGAPAVEPDKQQELKKPEHSPKRLEHQHAQASLKQPSEEA
- the LOC128747013 gene encoding cysteine/serine-rich nuclear protein 3-like isoform X1 encodes the protein MSGILKRKLDEGPAPYLSLQGSEDEEVSCSDSGNSSDSLNHQLPPRLLDPSSLQQQAKRLRGRNVHFESVTVYYFNRRQGFTSVPTQGGSTLGMSPRHTGVKHFTLREFALEQKRSHQNMLRDHLKEEKLNAIKLRLTKNGTVSSVEADTLTLDDISEDDLDVDNTEVDDYFFLQPLTTRRRRALLRASGVRRIDVDEKHELRSLRMSREECGCRCRGICDPETCACSLAGIKCQVNGTVVDRMSFPCGCTQEGCSNTTGRLEFNPVRVRTHFLHTIMKLELERSREEQQRQPEPQLVTNGNSYHGNPSLVQQQQQQPPPNLQFPLMSNSAHIPIMHLQNTGDSEIHLDQDEEEEEEEDDDEEEEEDEEDEEEDDEAYEEDEDGSSVCSGLSDCSTHSLDTIEDRDEDEDEEWDCCDNRTNPAFPLPLPSVMGFSYSNGPSSMQRYPTDQAAAFSGESLAPARSDTSPESHCPSQLQTDPQTCSHLDTSDSNGAPAVEPDKQQELKKPEHSPKRLEHQHAQASLKQPSEEA